The Deltaproteobacteria bacterium genomic sequence TCGCGGACTGGATTCCGCGCATCCGCCAGTCCAGCGCGTATCTCGACGGGGGCGCCATCTTCGTCACCTGGGACGAGAGCGAGGAGGGCGCTCATCCGATTGGGTTCGTCGTGCTCTCACCGGCTGCGAAAGGCGGCGGATATTCGAACGCCGTTCGGTATTCGCACAGCTCGACGTTGCGGAGCCTGCAGATCATCTTCGGTGTCGGTCCGCTGCTCTGCGACGCCGCGAACGCCGTGGACCTCAGCGACCTGTTCGTGACGTTCCCTTGACGAATCGCTGGACGTGCTCGCAGTGCCGGCTGAAATTTCGGCGAGTCGGAGCGAGGAAACGCCATGAACCCGCATGCCTGGCATTTGCGTCCCGTGTTCGTGCTTCTCGCGGCAAGCTGCGGCGGCAGCTCGTCGAGCGCGGTATCGAAGTTCATCGGGAACTGGGCCGCGACCGTGCATACGACCCGGACCTGCGGCGATTCGGTGGGACAGGGAGACTCCAGCGTCACCATCCAGCTCGCCGCCGGTTCGGGAGCGGACCTGGAGTCCACTTCGTCCGACGGCTGTGTCTTCAAGTTCCGCGTCAGCGGCGACACGGCAACGCTTTCGAATGCGCCGGTGAGCTGCAACGCCGCGGTCCCCAGCATCCCCGGGACGACGACGGTCAACGACTACACGCTCACGACCAGCGACGGGCATCATGCCACGCTGAGCAGCTCGGGCACGCTGGCGGAAAACACCGAGACTTGCACCTTCACGATCACTGGCTCAGCCACGAAGTAGCTGCGCGGGAATCACAGCCAGACGCGGAAGAAGTAGAAGACCCGTTCCCGCAGCTTCTGCCAGAAGCCGCGCTTGCGGAACTCGTCCGGGATGATGGCTTCGCAGAACTCGAGGTCGTCGCGGAACTTGTCCTCGAGCTGCCCGGCGACGCGGTCGTCCAGCACCTCCAGCGTCACCTCCCAGTTGTACAGAAGGCTGCGCGAATCGAGGTTGTACGAGCCCACCGTGCACCAGGTTCCATCGATGGAGATGGTCTTCGCGTGCAGCATCCCTGGTAGCCACTCGAAAATGCGGACGCCCGCCTTGAGCAGCGACGTCCACGTGTACCGGGAGGCGTCGTTGAGAAAAGGAATGTCGCTGTGGCGCGGCAACATCACCCGCACGTCGACGCCGCGCCGCGCGGCCCGCCTCAGCACCGAGCGGAGCGCGCGGTTCGGGATGAAGTAGGCGGCTTCCATCCAGATGCGCTCCTGCGCCAGCGAGATTGCGTGATGCAGGTGGTGCTGGACCAGACGCCGTCCGAGGAAGCGTCCCACTGCCAGGGCCTGCACCCGCGTGGTGGAACCGTGGATCGCCACGGGCTCCGGCAGTGGCCGACCTGGCGCCGCGAGCCCTTCGTCCCAGTTCTCCGGCTCCGCATACGTCCAGCCCTCCTCGAACAGCCGCTCGAGGTCGCGGAGCACGGGACCTTCGATCTGCGCGTTCACGTCGTTCCAGCCGCGGCCGCCCCAAGCTTTCGGGGCGTAGTCGTCGCCCAGGTTCATCCCGCCACAGAAGGCGACGCGGCCGTCGATGATCAAGAGCTTGCGGTGGTCGCGGACCTGCCAGCCCCAGCGCCGTCGCCAGGGACCGACGGGATGGAAGACCGAGAGCAGGACGCCGGCGGACCTCATCTTCGCGACGTCATCGCCGGAGAAGCCGAACGATCCGGCGCCGTCGATCACGCAGCGCACCCGCACGCCCTCCTGGGCCTTGATGCAGACCGCGTCGACGAAGCGGCGCCCGTTGGTATCGCTCGCCCAGATGTACATTTCGAGCAGGATCTCGCTGCGGGCGAGCGCGATGGCATCGAGCATCGCCGGATATGCGAGCGCGCCCCCGAACAGCCAGCGGATGCGGTGACCGGGCACCATCTGCCGCGGCGTCAGGCAGAGGCGCTCCAGTTCAGCGGCAGTCGAAGATGCCGGGGCGAGCAGGGCGGTATTCAAGGTGCCGCGATTCTATCCGCGGGACGTTCTGGCGGGGTCCTGGCGCAGCCCTGTGTCCAGCTCAATACGCGCGGCATCGTCCATTCCGGCGGGGAGCTGGAATCCGAACGAGCGCAAGTGCACGTCGATCACGCCGTGGGCGAAGGACATCGCATCGGTCCGGGTCATCGTGAACCGGAAGCGCCCGGGGCGCGAGACGTTGCCAAACACGAGCGTTCCCTCGAGGTCGAGCGCGGCATTCTTGCCGGACTTGGGCGCCGTGAGGAGAAAGACGATGTCGCCGTCGCGGGGCAGATTGCGATCCCGGCCGGCGTCGCCGCCGGTGAACGAGCGCAGAGGCACTCTCAGCTCGAGACGGAGCGACCCGTCGGCAAGCTCTTCGAGCTGGCCGGAGAGCCGGCTGGAAAAGGCGGAATACGGGTCGGCATCCAGCGTGATCAGCGCCTGGCCGGGCTCGACCACCCAGCGCCGCTCGGCGCGGGCCGAGCCCGCCGCGAGTATCAACGCCAGAGGAAGCGCTACCGCCATGCGGACATGATGCGCGGCGGCCCGGGGCGGATTCGCGTCAGCGACGGTTGAAATAGTTGAGGGCGATGGCGATGCCCTTCCGAAACGGCAAGGTCGCGCCATACAGCGCCAGCGCCCCCGTCACGAGTCCGATGCGATAAGTGGCGAGATCGCGCGGCGGCACCGTGATGAGCACGATGAACATGATGCCGGTCAGGAAGGCCGTGCTCAGGTACATGAAGCCGAGCGACTCGCCGCGCGGGTCGTAGGGCAGCGCGCAGCGCGGACACTCCTTATACTCAGTGTACGTCCACCAGCGCCGGAAGATGGGCCCGAGCCCGCAGCGCGGACACCTCATCTTCACCCCACGCCAGAAGATCTGACGCGCCTCGCTCACGCAGGCA encodes the following:
- a CDS encoding YceI family protein, with product MAVALPLALILAAGSARAERRWVVEPGQALITLDADPYSAFSSRLSGQLEELADGSLRLELRVPLRSFTGGDAGRDRNLPRDGDIVFLLTAPKSGKNAALDLEGTLVFGNVSRPGRFRFTMTRTDAMSFAHGVIDVHLRSFGFQLPAGMDDAARIELDTGLRQDPARTSRG